In Pelecanus crispus isolate bPelCri1 chromosome Z, bPelCri1.pri, whole genome shotgun sequence, the following are encoded in one genomic region:
- the LOC104026139 gene encoding receptor-type tyrosine-protein phosphatase U, with protein MALQWTFLLLLTPLLAAHKQEEPGLNTSGEPQATDQQNYKKDEEVMLSCPEGFQPSFTQVKCSSEVQTSIYSNPIYREVWLRRDSIGHWIHIQSDVECLETCQRPRWDSRLQLAPDQDHYRKDEEVTLSCPEGFQPSFTQVKCSGEVQTSIYSNPIYREVWLRRDSIGRWIRIPSDVQCIETCQRPQWDSRLQLAPDQDHYRKDEEVTLSCPAGFQPSFTQVKCSGEVQTSIYSNPIYKEVWLQRDSTAGWIHIQSDVECIALPETCQRPRWDSRLRLAPDQDHYRKDEEVTLRCPVGFQPSFTRVKCSGEVQTSIYSNPVYKEVWLQRDSIGRWIPIQSDVECIEVLQVVPGTLETSSTSIKLNWTCRLPDACQRMQAMCRLAMSSSPPCEAEEVKGEEMLHGQEGTFTCPPLQPFTDYSVTISLPPSTILYTRLFRTKETVPDKPEELWLDPSTSSLRWKALPSCRGEIIGYQLNITTRSVRDGSFLEMERLRLSSSITEHPLREHSPGSSYVVTMQGLTAAGAGAASLWEFQTNGSDTPHPLDVGCRSIGDISPSQGTAVLPLRPIARPPEAEREHQLIVAATHNGTAVEGACSGEPQPFNASRQPGAYVAAVLNLTAPTDFVLGDGTRGQGYHNAALRPGSDYTALLRLVRHSQQAERVTCVCYSFSVGQEPVPLLGRMPVVIAVTLVVALLALGIFLLFVLFRRKYHSSKTSENNSTIPLQRCQGGVCKLNTEIPVEELLETLKSFKRAEIEAEQTEDESVDPHGVGRLREYQQLSSTLLHPCDAGKELCNNSKNRYKNIIPYDHCRVVLQPSDTGNDYINASYVDSYRSPRFFIAAQGPLPGTVVDFWQMVWQEKTSVIVMLTGLVEQNKTKCEQYWPEQEEVYGDLTVTLNNTRTTTGLVTRIFCLQKAGCALPRVVEQFHYLLWPDHGVPRNPAQLLCLMEVVNKRGLEAPAGPVLVHCSAGIGRTGTFIALDFLLKMGKAEGKVDVFHCVQRLREQRVSMVQTKEQYTFLYEVLLEGLLCGSTGVPVESIASHVRCLQEAETSRPNAVLQKEFKALQKFSELFQLLPCREAEKASNQPKNRKPGILPADSCRPILMSSLNADCSPGYINAVFANTYTKEDRLIITQLPLSTTLVDFWALVWDYTCTSVVVLNQLQELDKTYVEFWPTQGEAAYGRFHVRLVSEEPGVGFTAWTLALTNRQQPKKSALEVLFWQLKDWPMQQCLPPHPATIISLLGKVETHHRQSQDGHILVTCWDGASRSGIFCAASFLCEQIQSEGLVDVSQAVRMLKRQRRQLIKDVEQYGLCYELALSYLSLFETYGNFK; from the exons AAACGTGCCAAAGACCCCGGTGGGACTCCAGACTCCAGCTGGCACCAGACCAGGACCATTACAGGAAGGACGAAGAAGTGACACTGAGCTGCCCTGAGGGATTCCAGCCATCCTTCACTCAGGTCAAATGTTCAGGCGAGGTCCAGACCAGCATCTACAGTAATCCCATTTACAGAGAAGTTTGGCTTCGAAGGGACAGCATAGGACGCTGGATCCGCATTCCATCTGATGTGCAGTGCATTG AAACGTGCCAAAGACCCCAGTGGGACTCCAGACTCCAGCTGGCACCAGACCAGGACCATTACAGGAAGGACGAAGAAGTGACACTGAGCTGCCCTGCGGGTTTCCAGCCATCCTTCACTCAGGTCAAATGTTCAGGCGAGGTCCAGACCAGCATCTACAGTAATCCCATTTACAAAGAAGTTTGGCTTCAAAGGGACAGCACAGCTGGCTGGATCCACATTCAGTCCGACGTGGAGTGCATTG CTCTGCCAGAAACGTGCCAAAGACCCCGGTGGGACTCCAGACTCCGGCTGGCACCAGACCAGGACCATTACAGGAAGGACGAAGAAGTGACACTGAGGTGCCCTGTGGGTTTCCAGCCGTCCTTCACTCGTGTCAAATGTTCAGGCGAGGTCCAGACCAGCATCTACAGTAATCCCGTTTACAAAGAAGTTTGGCTTCAAAGGGACAGCATAGGACGCTGGATCCCCATTCAGTCCGACGTGGAGTGCATTG AGGTCCTCCAGGTTGTCCCCGGGACCTTGGAGACTTCCAGCACCAGTATCAAACTGAACTGGACCTGCAGGCTCCCTGATGCCTGCCAGCGCATGCAGGCCATGTGCCGTCTGGCAAtgtcttcctcccctccctgtgaGGCTGAAGAGGTGAAGGGAGAGGAGATGCTACATGGCCAGGAGGGAACATTCACCTgtccccccctgcagcccttcaCTGACTACAGTGTCACCatctccctgcctcccagcacgaTCCTGTACACACGGCTCTTCAGGACAAAGGAAACGG TGCCGGACAAACCGGAGGAGCTGTGGCTGGATCCCAGCACGAGCAGCCTCAGGTGGAAGGCGCTGCCCTCCTGCAGAGGGGAGATCATCGGATACCAG CTGAACATCACAACGAGGAGCGTGCGGGACGGCAGCTTCCTGGAGATGGAGCGGCTGCGGCTgagcagctccatcactgagcACCCGCTGCGTGAGCACAGTCCCGGCAGCAGCTACGTGGTGACGATGCAGGGACTCACGGCtgccggagccggggctgcgTCGCTGTGGGAGTTTCAGACCAATGGCTCGG ACACCCCGCACCCTCTTGACGTCGGCTGCCGCAGCATCGGTGACATCTCCCCATCCCAAGGGACGGCCGTGCTTCCCCTCCGCCCCATCGCCCGTCCCCCCGAGGCGGAGAG GGAGCACCAGCTCATCGTGGCCGCGACGCACAACGGCACGGCGGTGGAAGGCGCCTGCTCGGGGGAGCCACAGCCCTTCAACGCCAGCCGGCAGCCCGGCGCCTACGTGGCTGCCGTGCTCAACCTCACCGCCCCCACGGACTTTGTGCTGGGCGACGGGACCCGCGGGCAGGGTTACCACAACGCTGCCCTCCGTCCGGGCTCGGACTACACGGCCCTTCTCCGCCTCGTCCGCCACTCGCAGCAG GCAGAGAGGGTCACCTGCGTGTGCTACAGCTTCTCTGTTG GGCAGGAGCCAGTGCCTCTGCTGGGCAGGATGCCTGTGGTTATAGCAGTAACACTAGTTGTTGCACTCCTGGCACTGGGGATTTTTCTGCTCTTCGTGCTCTTCAG GCGAAAGTACCACAGTTCAAAAACCTCGGAGAACAACAGCACTATCCCCCTGCAAAGATGTCAAGGAG GTGTGTGCAAGCTGAACACAGAGATCCCAGTGGAGGAACTGCTGGAGACTCTGAAGAGCTTTAAAAGGGCAGAAATAGAGGCAGAGCAGACAGAGGATGAATCAGTTGACCCGCATGGCGTTGGGCGTCTGAGAGAATATCAG caacTGTCCTCCACTTTGTTGCATCCCTGCGATGCCGGGAAGGAGCTGTGTAATAACAGCAAGAACCGCTACAAGAACATCATTCCAT ACGATCACTGCCGTGTGGTGCTGCAGCCCTCCGACACGGGGAATGACTACATCAATGCCAGCTACGTGGAT AGCTACCGGAGTCCACGCTTCTTCATTGCAGCTCAAG gCCCCTTGCCTGGGACGGTGGTGGATTTCTGGCAGATGGTCTGGCAGGAGAAGACCTCGGTCATTGTGATGCTGACGGGCTTAGTGGAGCAGAACAAG ACAAAGTGCGAGCAGTATTggccagagcaggaggaggtcTACGGGGACCTCACTGTGACACTCAACAACACCAGGACCACCACGGGCCTTGTCACACGCATCTTCTGCCTGCAGAAG gcaggctgtgctCTCCCAAGAGTGGTGGAGCAGTTTCACTACCTGCTGTGGCCAGACCATGGGGTCCCCAGAAaccctgcccagctcctgtgCTTAATGGAGGTGGTGAACAAGAGGGGGTTGGAAGCACCTGCTGGACCTGTGCTGGTGCACTGCAG TGCAGGGATTGGGCGGACAGGTACCTTCATTGCCCTGGACTTCCTCCTGAAGATGGGGAAGGCCGAGGGGAAGGTGGATGTGTTTCACTGTGtgcagaggctgagggaacagcGGGTCAGCATGGTGCAGACCAAG GAGCAGTACACCTTCCTGTATGAGGTGCTGCTCGAAGGCTTGCTCTGTGGCAGCACCGGGGTCCCAGTGGAGAGCATCGCCAGCCATGTCCGCTGCCTTCAAGAAGCTGAGACCTCAAGGCCCAATGCTGTCCTTCAGAAGGAGTTCAAG GCCCTGCAGAAGTTTTCTGAGTTGTTCCAGCTCCTGCcatgcagagaagcagagaaagccAGCAACCAGCCCAAGAACCGCAAGCCAGGGATCTTGCCAG CGGATTCCTGCCGGCCCATCCTGATGTCCTCACTGAATGCAGACTGCTCACCAGGATACATCAATGCTGTGTTTGCTAAT ACATACACCAAGGAGGACAGACTCATCATCACCCAGCTGCCTTTGTCCACCACGTTGGTGGATTTCTGGGCTCTGGTCTGGGATTACACCTGCACATCAGTGGTTGTGCTGAACCAGCTCCAGGAGCTGGACAAG ACATATGTGGAGTTCTGGCCCACCCAGGGCGAAGCTGCCTACGGCCGTTTCCATGTCCGCCTGGTCTCAGAGGAGCCCGGAGTTGGCTTCACAGCCTGGACACTTGCCCTCACCAACAGGCAGCAG CCCAAGAAGTCTGCACTGGAAGTCCTGTTCTGGCAACTGAAGGACTGGCCCATGCAGCAGTGCCTTCCCCCGCACCCTGCCACCATCATCAGCCTGCTAGGGAAGGTGGAGACACACCATCGGCAGAGCCAAGACGGACATATCCTCGTCACCTGCTG GGATGGTGCCAGCCGGAGTGGAATCTTCTGTGCTGCTAGTTTCCTGTGTGAGCAGATCCAAAGCGAGGGGCTGGTGGATGTATCCCAGGCTGTGAGGATGCTGAAGAGGCAGCGGAGACAGCTAATTAAAGATGTG GAGCAGTATGGGCTCTGCTATGAACTAGCCCTCAGTTACTTGAGTTTATTTGAAACCTATGGGAATTTCAAGTAG